A stretch of DNA from Serinibacter arcticus:
GCGATCTCCACCGTGGGGTCGAACTTCGACGAGGCGGTCTGCTGGGCCAGACGGAGTGCCGCGAGGGGCGCGTAGGTCTGGTTGCGGTCGATCTGGGTGGCTGCCTTGCGGTAGCTCTTGCCGTGCGTGGCCATTCTTCTGCTCCTAGGTCGTGACTGCAGTCGTGGTGAGGCGGGTCCACGCGGACCCTTCCACTGGGTGGCCCCGAGGGGCCGTGTCTCACTCGGAGACGGTGATGCCCATCGAACGCGCGGTGCCGGCGATGATCTTCTCGGCGGCGGCGAGGTCGTTGGCGTTGAGGTCGTCCAGCTTGGTCGTGGCGATCGTGCGGACCTGCTCACGCGTCAGCGTGGCGACCTTGACGGTGTGCGGGGTCGAGGAGCCCTTGGCCACACCGGCGGCCTTCTTGATGAGCTCGGCGGCCGGCGGCGTCTTGAGGATGAACGTGAACGAACGGTCCTCGTAGACGGTGATCTCGACGGGGATGACGTTGCCGCGCTGCGCCTCGGTGGCCGCGTTGTACGCCTTGCAGAACTCCATGATGTTCACGCCGTGCTGACCGAGCGCCGGACCGATCGGCGGGGCGGGGTTGGCCGCGCCGGCGTTGATCTGGAGCTTGATGAGGCCGGTGGCCTTCTTCTTGGGAGGCATGGTGCGTCCTTCTCTGTGGTGGACCTACGCCGTGGGCGATGACCCGGTTGCATCGATCGCCGCGGGTGCGCGGCGTCGGGACGATCAGATCTTCGCGACCTGACCGAAGGCGAGCTCGAC
This window harbors:
- the rplK gene encoding 50S ribosomal protein L11, giving the protein MPPKKKATGLIKLQINAGAANPAPPIGPALGQHGVNIMEFCKAYNAATEAQRGNVIPVEITVYEDRSFTFILKTPPAAELIKKAAGVAKGSSTPHTVKVATLTREQVRTIATTKLDDLNANDLAAAEKIIAGTARSMGITVSE